The sequence CTTCGTGCCGCTCATCGGCAAGCACGGTTTCCCGGAAGCGCATTGAGATGCGGGCGGGGCGCGCCATGAGCTGGTGGGGGCGGCTCGCGAACCGCCCCCACTCAGGACCACCGCCGCCACTAGCGGCGGGCAAGTCTATGATGTTCTGTGTGGTTCAGATGGGCCGGTCCAGCGCCGCCAGCCGCTCGACCGCCTTGATGATGGCCTGGGTGCCGAGCTCGGCTTCGCCGCCGGCCTCCAGCGCGCGAAAGAGCTGCTGCGCCAACGCCGTGCCCAGCAGGGGCAGGTTCATCTCCTCGGCGGCGGCCATCACCAGGCGGAGATCCTTTTGCTGTAGGCGGATGAAGAACCCCGGCGCGAAATCGCGCGCCGCCATCTTCGGCCCCTGGTTGGCCAGCATCCACGACGACCCCGCGCCCGCGCCCACCGCCTCCAGCACTCGCCCCAAATCCAGCCCCGCCCGCCGCGCCAACACCAGCGTCTCCGCCACTCCCACCAGGTTGAGCACGCACGCCACCTGGTTGCAGAGCTTGGCCATCGCCCCCTGGCCGTTGCCGCCGATGTGAACGATCTTTCGCCCCATCGCCTCCAGGATCGGCAGGCAGCGATCGAAGGCGTCTCTAGGCCCGCCGACCATGATCGCCAGCGTCCCCGCCTGCGCTCCCTGCGGGCCGCCGCTGACCGGCGCATCCAGCATCACTACGCCCTGATCGCCCAGGCGCGCGGCGATGTCGCGGCTGGCGCGCGGCAGGATGGTGCTCATGTCAATGACCACCAGGCCCTCCCGCGCGCCCTCGACGATGCCGCCCGGCCCCAGCGCCACCAGTTCCACGTCCGGCGAATCGGGCAGCATGGTGATGACGACATCGGCGCGCTCCGCGACCTCGCGCGCGGAGGCGGCGGGCTGCGCGCCCTCCCGCGCCAGGTCGTCCACCGCGGCGCGGCTGCGGTTGTGCGCCACCAAGGGATAGCCCGCCTGCAGCAGGTTGCGCGCCATGGGCTTGCCCATGTGACCCAGGCCGATGAAACCAACATTCACGTCGCGTTGGGGCATGGTCCGCTCCTTGGGACAGAGTGTTCTCGCCTTCGCGGGCGGCGGCGGACAATCCTGCCCGCCGCGGGTTGGCTTCATTGTCTGGCGGGCGCACAACGAATGGCAAAATCGCCTCAGCGCGCTCTTGACGCGGTCTGGGGTGCGTGCTAATCTTTGCAGCCGATAGTGGTCTCAAGCTAATACCCGGGACGCTCGCGCTCACGAGGGCGCGGGCAGGGGCTGGTTCAGAACGCCTTTCTCGGCGACGCGCACGTCGCCGGAGAGGCGTTTTTTTGTTTTTCAGCGGAGGGTCTTTTGGCTTCGGGCTCCGTCATGTCGCTCCGGGGGTTTCCCGGTCATCGCCGGGGGCCCCAGGGTCGCTCACCGTCGCGGCTGCGGGTGGTGATGCTGCTGGCAGCAGGGCTCGCGCTGGGGCTGTGGGCGATGCCGACGAGGGGCGCTATGACGGAGCCGGAGTCGGGCGGCGCCGCGGCGGCACAAGCGAAAAACGAGCAGCCCGAACCCCAGATCCCGCACGAAGCGGGAGAAAACAAAGCCGATGCCGAGCAGCCATCTCCAGCGGCGCCGCCCCCCTCCGCTCCCACCACCGCTGTGCAATCGTCCGCCGCCGCCACCGGGCGCACGCCGGCGGATGAAACGCCCGCGCTGACCGCCGCGAACCTGCTGCGCCCCTTCGGCTACGCCTTTTTCGCCAACGCCCCCGAGACCTTCGCCCCCATCCCCGACACCGCCGCGCCGCGCGACTACCTCCTGGCGCCCGGCGACAAGCTGCGCATCACCTTCTGGAGCGTCATCGGCCAGGAGACCACCCTCGAACCGACGGTGGACCCGCGCGGGCAGGTGCACGTGCCCCTGCTGGGGCTGGTGACGGCGAACGGCGTGACCATCGAGGACTTCGAACGCAAGCTGCTGGCGGGCCTGGGCCGCAATTTCGCCCACGTCGAAGGGCAAGTGACGCTGGCCTCGCTGCGCTCGCTGCGGGTGTTGGTGGCCGGCGAGGCGACCCGTCCCGGCGC comes from Armatimonadota bacterium and encodes:
- a CDS encoding NAD(P)-dependent oxidoreductase → MPQRDVNVGFIGLGHMGKPMARNLLQAGYPLVAHNRSRAAVDDLAREGAQPAASAREVAERADVVITMLPDSPDVELVALGPGGIVEGAREGLVVIDMSTILPRASRDIAARLGDQGVVMLDAPVSGGPQGAQAGTLAIMVGGPRDAFDRCLPILEAMGRKIVHIGGNGQGAMAKLCNQVACVLNLVGVAETLVLARRAGLDLGRVLEAVGAGAGSSWMLANQGPKMAARDFAPGFFIRLQQKDLRLVMAAAEEMNLPLLGTALAQQLFRALEAGGEAELGTQAIIKAVERLAALDRPI